In Bacteroidales bacterium, a single window of DNA contains:
- a CDS encoding CTP synthase — protein MANTRYVFITGGVTSSLGKGIISASLAKLLQLRGYNVTIQKLDPYLNIDPGTLNPYEHGECYVTNDGAETDLDLGHYERFLNRPTSQANNITTGRIYQNVITKERRGDFLGKTVQVIPHVTDEIKRSIKLLGTKNKYDIVITEIGGTVGDIESLPYIEAVRQLRWEMPAKTAVIHLTLVPYLAATGESKTKPTQHSVKMLLENGVQPDVLVLRTEHPLNNEIRKKVALFCNVEMEAVIESRDVKTIYEVPLLMHEEKLDQIIMKKLGLPTLDEPDLTNWRDFVNRVKNAKKIIDIALVGKYVELADAYKSIIESLIHAGAVNNVKVKVHLVHSETLTDGNVAHTLKDMKGIIVAPGFGHRGIEGKIAATKFARENNVPFLGICLGMQIAVIEFARNVLGYKDAHSTEMNRTTTYPVIDLMEQQKEITEKGGTMRLGAYTCELVKGTKAHKIYNSETISERHRHRYEFNNQFLKDFENAGMKVAGINPDMNLVEIIEIPQHKWFIGVQFHPEYSSTVEKPHPLFVSFLKSALE, from the coding sequence ATGGCAAACACACGTTATGTTTTTATTACCGGAGGCGTTACATCGTCATTAGGCAAAGGTATTATTTCAGCCTCATTAGCAAAGTTGCTTCAATTAAGAGGTTATAATGTTACTATTCAGAAACTCGACCCGTATTTAAATATTGATCCAGGTACATTAAACCCTTATGAACATGGCGAGTGTTATGTTACCAACGATGGTGCCGAGACCGATTTAGATTTAGGTCATTACGAACGTTTTTTAAACCGTCCAACTTCGCAAGCTAATAACATAACTACCGGAAGAATATATCAAAATGTAATAACTAAAGAACGACGTGGCGATTTTTTAGGAAAAACAGTACAAGTAATTCCTCATGTTACCGATGAAATAAAACGAAGTATTAAATTATTAGGAACTAAAAATAAATACGATATTGTTATAACCGAAATTGGTGGAACCGTTGGCGATATCGAATCTTTACCATATATCGAGGCTGTTCGTCAGTTGCGTTGGGAAATGCCGGCAAAGACCGCAGTTATTCATCTTACCTTGGTACCATATTTAGCTGCTACTGGTGAGTCGAAAACTAAGCCTACTCAACACAGTGTAAAAATGTTGCTCGAAAACGGGGTACAACCCGATGTTCTTGTTTTAAGAACAGAACATCCATTGAATAACGAAATTCGTAAAAAAGTAGCCCTGTTTTGTAATGTCGAAATGGAAGCCGTTATCGAATCACGCGATGTGAAAACGATATACGAAGTTCCATTACTCATGCACGAGGAAAAACTCGATCAAATAATAATGAAGAAGTTGGGCTTACCAACACTCGACGAACCCGATTTAACCAATTGGCGTGATTTTGTCAATCGAGTTAAAAACGCTAAAAAGATTATTGATATTGCTTTAGTTGGAAAATATGTTGAATTAGCCGATGCTTATAAATCTATCATAGAATCCTTGATCCATGCCGGTGCAGTTAATAATGTAAAAGTTAAAGTGCATTTGGTTCATAGCGAAACCCTTACTGATGGTAATGTGGCTCATACACTAAAAGATATGAAAGGCATTATTGTCGCTCCCGGATTTGGACATCGAGGAATAGAAGGAAAAATAGCTGCAACTAAGTTTGCACGCGAGAACAATGTGCCTTTTTTAGGAATTTGTTTGGGAATGCAAATCGCTGTTATTGAATTTGCACGAAATGTATTAGGATATAAAGATGCACATTCGACCGAAATGAACAGAACTACTACATATCCTGTTATTGACTTAATGGAACAACAAAAAGAAATTACTGAAAAAGGTGGAACCATGCGACTCGGAGCTTACACATGCGAATTAGTTAAAGGTACTAAAGCTCATAAAATATATAATTCAGAAACTATTAGCGAACGTCATCGCCATCGTTATGAGTTTAATAACCAGTTTTTGAAAGATTTTGAAAATGCCGGAATGAAAGTCGCAGGAATAAATCCAGATATGAACTTAGTAGAAATAATAGAAATACCCCAACATAAATGGTTTATTGGGGTACAATTCCATCCTGAATATAGTAGTACTGTTGAAAAACCACATCCTTTATTTGTCAGTTTTTTAA